A single window of Balaenoptera acutorostrata chromosome X, mBalAcu1.1, whole genome shotgun sequence DNA harbors:
- the USP51 gene encoding LOW QUALITY PROTEIN: ubiquitin carboxyl-terminal hydrolase 51 (The sequence of the model RefSeq protein was modified relative to this genomic sequence to represent the inferred CDS: inserted 5 bases in 3 codons; substituted 2 bases at 2 genomic stop codons), whose translation MAQVLEASFPSRSLVRWSSGCEGGASLEEVSEKAEEMEEEVLGAAKAYSGQGAEEMKLEPSQKHKPAPEENLTWSCSCSDEKVLPSTAPHGHSSSSPLCPRRKPRPXPQPRARFRGQSGPWAPPLPPAHPPPPPPPRSRPWRRPWPGSRSQTQRSCSADLRRSGGRGGLGDWXLEVEFDQGPTGCSHVEGFKVSKNWQKNLQLIYQRFIWSGTPETETRKRKAKSCICHICSMNRLHSCLSCVFFGCFTEKHIHKHAETKQHNLAVDIYHGVIYCFMCKDYVYDKDIEQIAKETKVKILNFLASTSSDVFQQQCMTSGIEEKQSTCESKEQEPKLVKPKKKRRKKSFCTVGLRGLINLGNTCFTNCIVQTLTHIPLLKDFFLSDKHRCEMTNPSLCLVCEMSSLFHAMYSGSXTPHILYKLLHLIWIHAEHLAGYRQQDAHXAILDVLHRHSKDDSFGQENNNPTCCNCIIDEIFTGGLQSDVTCQVFHXLSTTIDPCWDISLDFPGSCATFSSQSPERVNGTVRRDDYIPGIPSLTDCLQWFTRPEHLGSSAKIKCSSCQSYQESTKQLTMKKLPVVACFHLKRFEYVGKQRRKINTFISFPLELDMTPFLASTKESRMKEGQPPIDCAPIENKYSLLVVINHHGTLESGHYTSFIQQQKDQWFSCDDAVITKATIEDLPYSEGYLLFYHKQGLEKD comes from the exons ATGGCCCAAGTTCTAGAAGCTTCCTTTCCCTCCCGCTCTTTGGTCCGCTGGAGCTCAGGATGTGAGGGAGGAGCCTCACTTGAGGAGGTGTCTGAGAAGGCGGAGGAAATGGAGGAGGAGGTACTGGGGGCTGCAAAGGCGTATTCAGGCCAGGGAGCTGAGGAGATGAAGCTGGAGCCATCACAAAAGCATAAGCCTGCACCTGAGGAAAACTTGACGTGGAGCTGCAGCTGCAGCGACGAGAAGGTGCTCCCTTCAACCGCCCCTCACGGTCACAGCAGCTCCTCGCCTCTTTGCCCTCGCCgcaagccccgcc cgccccagccccgggCCCGCTTCCGAGGCCAGTCAGGGCCCTgggccccacccctgcctccagcCCATCCTCCCCCTCCACCGCCACCCAGGTCCCGGCCCTGGCGCAGACCCTGGCCCGGGTCCAGGTCCCAGACTCAGCGAAGCTGTTCTGCTGACCTACGCCGCTCTGGGGGTCGAGGTGGCTTAGGAGACTGGTAGCTGGAGGTGGAGTTTGATCAGGGTCCCACAGGGTGCTCTCATGTGGAGGGCTTTAAAGTATCTAAGAACTGGCAGAAAAACCTGCAGTTGATCTACCAGCGTTTTATTTGGAGTGGGACCCCGGAGACGGAGACTAGGAAACGTAAGGCAAAGTCATGCATCTGTCATATATGTAGTAtgaacagactccactcttgtcTTTCCTGTGTCTTTTTTGGCTGCTTTACTGAGAAGCatattcacaaacatgcagaaaCCAAACAGCACAATTTAGCTGTAGACATCTATCATGGGGTTAtatattgctttatgtgtaaggatTATGTATATGACAAAGACATAGAACAGATTgccaaagaaacaaaagtgaaaattttgAACTTCTTAGCTTCCACTTCATCAGATGTCTTTCAACAACAGTGTATGACATCAGGTATTGAAGAGAAGCAATCAACCTGTGAGTCAAAGGAACAGGAGCCAAAATTGGTGAAGcccaagaaaaagaggagaaaaaagtcaTTCTGTACTGTAGGCCTGAGAGGGCTAATCAATCTTGGGAACACCTGTTTTACGAATTGTATTGTCCAGACACTTACCCATATTCCTCTACTGAAAGATTTCTTCCTCTCTGACAAGCACAGATGTGAAATGACAAACCCCAGCTTGTGTCTTGTCTGTGAAATGTCTTCACTTTTTCATGCTATGTACTCTGGGAGCTGAACTCCTCACATTCTCTATAAGTTACTGCACCTGATATGGATTCATGCAGAACACTTAGCAGGGTACAGGCAGCAGGATGCTCA TGCAATATTAGATGTGCTTCATAGACACAGCAAAGATGATAGTTTTGGGCAGGAGAACAATAACCCCACCTGCTGTAACTGCATCATAGACGAAATCTTTACAGGTGGCTTGCAGTCAGATGTCACATGTCAAGTTTTCCA ACTGTCCACCACAATAGATCCATGCTGGGACATCAGTTTAGACTTTCCTGGCTCTTGTGCCACATTCAGTTCCCAGAGTCCAGAGAGGGTTAATGGCACAGTGAGGAGGGATGACTACATACCAGGAATTCCCTCACTCACAGACTGCTTACAGTGGTTTACAAGGCCAGAGCATCTAGGAAGCAGTGCCAAAATCAAATGCAGTAGTTGCCAAAGCTATCAGGAATCTACCAAACAACTCACAATGAAGAAACTACCCGTTGTGGCCTGTTTTCATCTCAAGCGGTTTGAATATGTAGGCAAACAGAGGCGAAAGATTAATACTTTTATCTCCTTTCCCTTGGAGCTGGACATGACTCCATTTTTGGCCTCTACTAAAGAGAGCAGAATGAAAGAAGGCCAGCCACCAATAGATTGTGCACCCATTGAGAATAAGTATTCCTTGCTTGTAGTGATTAATCACCATGGAACTTTGGAAAGTGGACACTATACCAGTTTTATCCAGCAACAAAAAGACCAGTGGTTCAGCTGTGATGATGCTGTAATCACCAAGGCTACCATTGAGGACTTACCCTACAGTGAAGGGTATTTACTGTTCTATCACAAACAGGGTCTAGAGAAAGACTAG